A stretch of the bacterium genome encodes the following:
- a CDS encoding peroxiredoxin: MDCRENDVHIPIIGEKAPSFKADTTQGVINFPDDYQGKWVILFSHPADFTPVCTTEFMTFATMEKEFNDLNCKLIGLSIDSIFSHIAWLRTIKEKIKYKGMENVEVNFPVIADLKMEVARAYGMIQPAASTTQAVRAVYFIDPEAKVRALIYYPLSNGRNFQEIKRLLIAMQTSDKHHVATPADWQPGDDVIVPPPGSCGTAKERVDNAEKKGFKCLDWFICFRSLT, translated from the coding sequence ATGGATTGCAGAGAAAATGATGTTCATATCCCCATTATTGGGGAAAAAGCCCCATCGTTCAAAGCAGATACCACCCAGGGAGTTATTAACTTTCCCGATGACTACCAGGGGAAATGGGTTATCCTGTTTAGTCATCCCGCCGACTTTACTCCGGTATGTACAACCGAATTTATGACTTTTGCCACCATGGAAAAAGAGTTTAATGACTTAAACTGTAAGCTCATAGGGCTTTCAATAGACAGTATCTTTAGCCACATTGCCTGGCTGCGGACAATCAAGGAAAAAATAAAATATAAAGGCATGGAAAATGTTGAGGTCAATTTTCCGGTGATTGCTGATTTGAAAATGGAAGTCGCCAGAGCATATGGCATGATTCAGCCTGCGGCGAGTACCACACAAGCTGTCAGAGCGGTATACTTTATCGATCCGGAGGCCAAAGTCCGGGCACTTATTTATTATCCACTTTCAAATGGAAGGAATTTTCAGGAGATTAAACGGCTCCTCATCGCCATGCAAACTTCAGATAAACATCACGTTGCAACACCAGCGGATTGGCAGCCGGGTGATGATGTCATCGTGCCCCCGCCGGGAAGCTGCGGTACTGCCAAAGAGCGGGTTGACAATGCTGAAAAGAAGGGGTTTAAATGTCTTGACTGGTTTATCTGCTTTCGGTCTCTGACCTGA
- a CDS encoding Fur family transcriptional regulator, producing the protein MNSSDKSPLLSIFKEKCKEHHLKITPQRIIIYEELLKAKDHPSVDMVFQKVRSILPTISFDTVYRTMSTFTEVGIIEIVEGYSGVRRFDADVSPHHHFICLRCNRIIDFWDKNYNDLPLPQSMEAQHVILKKKVILEGICNQCRQGQKE; encoded by the coding sequence ATGAACAGCTCAGATAAAAGTCCTCTCCTGAGTATCTTTAAGGAGAAATGTAAAGAACATCATCTGAAAATTACCCCACAGCGGATAATTATTTATGAGGAATTGCTCAAGGCCAAGGACCATCCTTCAGTAGATATGGTATTTCAAAAAGTAAGAAGCATACTGCCCACCATATCATTTGATACTGTATATAGAACGATGTCTACCTTTACTGAAGTTGGAATTATCGAGATTGTGGAGGGGTACAGCGGAGTAAGACGTTTTGATGCGGATGTAAGTCCTCATCACCATTTTATCTGCCTGCGCTGCAATCGGATAATCGATTTCTGGGATAAAAATTATAATGATCTCCCGCTTCCCCAAAGCATGGAGGCGCAGCATGTGATATTAAAAAAAAAGGTTATCCTTGAAGGCATATGCAACCAATGCAGGCAAGGCCAAAAAGAATAA